In Pan troglodytes isolate AG18354 chromosome 21, NHGRI_mPanTro3-v2.0_pri, whole genome shotgun sequence, one genomic interval encodes:
- the MAFB gene encoding transcription factor MafB, whose product MAAELSMGPELPTSPLAMEYVNDFDLLKFDVKKEPLGRAERPGRPCTRLQPAGSVSSTPLSTPCSSVPSSPSFSPTEQKTHLEDLYWMASNYQQMNPEALNLTPEDAVEALIGSHPVPQPLQSFDSFRGAHHHHHHHHPHPHHAYPGAGVAHDELGPHAHPHHHHHHQASPPPSSAASPAQQLPTSHPGPGPHATAAATAAGGNGSVEDRFSDDQLVSMSVRELNRHLRGFTKDEVIRLKQKRRTLKNRGYAQSCRYKRVQQKHHLENEKTQLIQQVEQLKQEVSRLARERDAYKVKCEKLANSGFREAGSTSDSPSSPEFFL is encoded by the coding sequence ATGGCCGCGGAGCTGAGCATGGGGCCAGAGCTGCCCACCAGCCCGCTGGCCATGGAGTATGTCAACGACTTCGACCTGCTCAAGTTCGACGTGAAGAAGGAGCCACTGGGGCGCGCGGAGCGTCCGGGCAGGCCCTGCACACGCCTGCAGCCAGCCGGCTCGGTGTCCTCCACACCGCTCAGCACTCCGTGTAGCTCCGTGCCCTCGTCGCCCAGCTTCAGCCCGACCGAACAGAAGACACACCTCGAGGATCTGTACTGGATGGCGAGCAACTACCAGCAGATGAACCCCGAGGCGCTCAACCTGACGCCCGAGGACGCGGTGGAAGCGCTCATCGGCTCGCACCCAGTGCCACAGCCGCTGCAAAGCTTCGACAGCTTTCGCGGcgctcaccaccaccaccatcaccaccaccctcacccGCACCACGCGTACCCGGGCGCCGGCGTGGCCCACGACGAGCTGGGCCCGCACGCTCACccgcaccatcaccatcatcaccaagcGTCGCCGCCGCCGTCCAGCGCCGCTAGCCCGGCGCAACAGCTGCCCACTAGCCACCCCGGGCCCGGGCCGCACGCGACGGCCGCGGCGACGGCGGCGGGCGGCAACGGCAGCGTGGAGGACCGCTTCTCCGACGACCAGCTCGTGTCCATGTCCGTGCGCGAGCTGAACCGCCACCTGCGGGGCTTCACCAAGGACGAGGTGATCCGCCTGAAGCAGAAGCGGCGGACCCTGAAGAACCGGGGCTACGCCCAGTCTTGCAGGTATAAACGCGTCCAGCAGAAGCACCACCTGGAGAATGAGAAGACGCAGCTCATTCAGCAGGTGGAGCAGCTTAAGCAGGAGGTGTCCCGGCTGGCCCGCGAGAGAGACGCCTACAAGGTCAAGTGCGAGAAACTCGCCAACTCCGGCTTCAGGGAGGCGGGCTCCACCAGCGACAGCCCCTCCTCTCCCGAGTTCTTTCTGTGA